The following proteins come from a genomic window of Nostoc sp. ATCC 53789:
- a CDS encoding N,N-dimethylformamidase beta subunit family domain-containing protein — protein MTQQNDFDKILLAQSLNTSQTLFTTQVPGFEWSDGVSYELGMKFQSAKSGQVTAIRHWKAVNETGNHIGRIWSATGSILGSVTFSNETASGWQQQDLSTPVSILANTTYIVTVSCNSYFGVTNNALASPVVNGDLSSVADGNNSVFGSLNSFPTNSYQNSNYFRDIVFVVGNSLTKVSGDNQTGTAGSALANSFVVKATDSSGNPQSGVTVNFAITSGGGSVSSASAVTGNDGQASTVLTLGTTAGITNTVSATASDIGSVTFSASANPANTNAIYLENQKPGTTDWQIPQVGQSDIAGYATATSVNKGGSLPIKVSLAQAGNYTIDVYRLGYYGGQGGRLVLSSGQLNGITQPACNFDSSTRTVSCENWSTSYTLQVGNDWTSGLYIAKLTDQRSGSKSQVVFVVRHDSERSDILFQSSFNTLQAYNLSGGYSLYPEQSIGGQRAFKLSYDRPFAQHSTLSGSNPYNNIILSWEYNMVRWLESQSYDISYVTNVDVHANSSLLQQHNIFLSVGHDEYWSLEEFNSVQSNSINKAFFSANSVYWRVRFENSSTGVANRAMACYKDATDPVAPTNKFRSPENNKPESALKGNMYIGGRWQNFFFDGFDFVVKNSTHPYYANTNLNDGDKLSGLVGFEWDAINLNASPSGLVVLSESVQSQNFDQAELEGFPAGTDPRISQAVSFTSASGAKVFSTGSIQFMWGLDSEGVSGPREDTRIKQMVVNILADMGARPLTPGSGIIVP, from the coding sequence ATGACTCAGCAAAACGATTTCGATAAAATACTTTTAGCCCAATCTCTGAACACCTCGCAAACTTTATTTACCACTCAAGTACCTGGGTTTGAATGGAGTGATGGTGTATCCTATGAACTTGGAATGAAGTTCCAAAGTGCCAAGAGTGGTCAAGTTACCGCAATCCGCCATTGGAAAGCGGTCAATGAGACTGGGAATCATATAGGGAGAATCTGGTCGGCAACAGGATCTATACTAGGAAGTGTTACTTTCTCGAATGAAACTGCTTCGGGTTGGCAGCAGCAGGATCTCAGCACGCCAGTCAGTATCTTAGCCAATACCACCTATATAGTGACTGTCAGTTGCAATAGCTATTTTGGTGTAACTAATAACGCATTAGCCAGCCCAGTTGTGAATGGCGATCTCAGTTCAGTTGCTGATGGCAACAATTCAGTCTTTGGTAGTCTAAATTCTTTCCCAACTAATTCCTATCAGAACAGTAACTATTTCCGCGACATAGTATTTGTGGTTGGCAACAGTCTGACTAAAGTAAGCGGCGATAATCAAACTGGTACGGCAGGTTCTGCCTTAGCCAACTCGTTCGTTGTGAAAGCTACAGATAGTAGTGGGAATCCTCAGTCAGGAGTGACAGTCAACTTTGCTATCACCAGTGGTGGAGGTTCAGTTTCATCCGCTAGTGCGGTAACTGGTAACGATGGTCAAGCCAGCACAGTGTTAACTCTAGGGACAACAGCTGGCATAACAAACACTGTGAGTGCAACAGCTTCTGACATAGGCAGCGTGACCTTCAGTGCCAGTGCTAACCCAGCAAACACTAATGCGATTTATTTAGAAAACCAAAAACCTGGCACTACAGATTGGCAGATTCCCCAAGTAGGTCAATCGGATATTGCTGGCTATGCGACAGCAACTAGTGTAAACAAGGGTGGCTCGTTGCCAATCAAAGTTTCTCTAGCACAGGCCGGAAATTACACGATTGATGTGTATCGCTTAGGTTACTACGGAGGACAAGGCGGCCGGCTAGTACTGAGTAGCGGTCAGCTTAACGGAATTACCCAGCCCGCATGTAATTTCGACAGTTCTACCCGCACAGTGTCATGTGAAAACTGGTCAACTTCCTACACGCTACAAGTTGGCAATGACTGGACTAGTGGTTTGTATATTGCCAAGCTAACTGACCAGAGAAGTGGGAGTAAGTCCCAGGTAGTGTTTGTTGTTCGTCATGACAGTGAAAGGTCTGACATATTATTCCAGAGCAGCTTCAATACTTTGCAGGCTTATAATCTCAGTGGCGGTTACTCTCTATACCCAGAACAGAGTATCGGAGGTCAAAGAGCGTTTAAGCTTTCTTACGATCGACCATTCGCACAACATAGCACGTTAAGTGGTAGTAACCCTTACAACAACATTATCTTGTCTTGGGAGTACAATATGGTGCGGTGGCTGGAGTCCCAAAGCTATGACATCTCCTACGTAACTAACGTGGATGTCCACGCCAACTCAAGTTTGCTGCAACAGCACAACATATTTCTGTCAGTCGGTCACGATGAGTACTGGTCGCTAGAGGAGTTCAATAGTGTCCAGAGCAACAGCATCAACAAGGCTTTTTTCTCAGCGAACAGTGTCTACTGGCGAGTTCGGTTTGAAAACTCTAGTACGGGGGTAGCTAACAGGGCTATGGCTTGCTACAAAGATGCCACAGATCCTGTTGCGCCAACCAACAAATTCCGCAGTCCAGAAAACAACAAGCCAGAGAGTGCGTTGAAAGGCAATATGTACATTGGAGGTAGGTGGCAGAATTTCTTTTTTGATGGGTTCGATTTTGTGGTTAAAAACAGTACTCATCCCTACTATGCCAACACAAACCTGAATGATGGGGATAAATTAAGTGGTTTGGTGGGCTTTGAATGGGATGCAATCAATCTCAACGCATCTCCAAGTGGGTTGGTCGTTCTGAGTGAGTCAGTACAGTCGCAAAACTTTGATCAAGCTGAACTAGAGGGTTTTCCTGCTGGAACAGACCCACGGATTTCCCAAGCAGTTAGCTTCACTTCTGCTAGTGGTGCTAAGGTCTTTTCGACTGGCTCTATTCAGTTTATGTGGGGGTTAGACAGCGAGGGCGTTAGCGGACCTCGCGAAGATACTCGCATCAAGCAAATGGTTGTCAATATCTTAGCAGACATGGGAGCTAGACCTTTGACTCCCGGTTCCGGCATAATTGTGCCTTGA
- a CDS encoding DegT/DnrJ/EryC1/StrS family aminotransferase translates to MSNKTRLEHLAIFGAAPAFNEKLHVGRPNIGNRDRLFQRINDLLDRRWLTNNGSYVQEFEQRIADMIGVKHCIPMCNGTVALEIAIRAAGLTGEVIIPSFTFIATAHALQWQEITPVFCDIDPHTYTINPWRVEAMITPRTTGIIGVHLWGQPCNVEALTEIAHKHNLKLMFDAAHSFGCSYNGQMIGNFGDAEVFSFHATKFFNTFEGGAVATNNDELAGKIRLMKNFGFSGFENVSYIGTNGKMSEICAAMGLTGLESLDEFVAVNYQNYKQYQHEVRNIPGVKLLTYDEAEKSNYQYIVLEIDQEITHISRDELVKIFWAENILARRYFYPGCHRMEPYRSYFPHAGLLLPETESLGKRVLVLPTGTAVGTEEINKICQIIRLVVQHSREVKERLVDASEELIRTRR, encoded by the coding sequence ATGAGTAACAAAACTCGATTGGAACACTTAGCAATATTCGGTGCGGCTCCTGCCTTTAATGAAAAGCTACATGTGGGTCGCCCTAACATTGGGAACCGCGATCGCCTGTTCCAACGAATTAACGACCTACTAGATAGAAGATGGTTGACTAATAACGGTAGCTACGTTCAGGAGTTTGAACAGCGCATTGCTGACATGATTGGGGTCAAGCATTGCATTCCTATGTGTAATGGAACTGTTGCTTTAGAAATTGCTATTAGAGCAGCAGGACTCACGGGAGAGGTTATTATTCCTTCATTCACCTTCATTGCTACTGCTCACGCATTACAGTGGCAAGAGATAACTCCAGTCTTCTGTGATATTGATCCTCACACTTACACTATCAATCCGTGGCGGGTTGAGGCAATGATTACACCCCGCACGACCGGAATCATTGGCGTTCATCTGTGGGGACAACCTTGTAATGTAGAAGCCTTAACAGAAATAGCTCACAAGCATAACCTCAAGCTGATGTTTGATGCAGCCCATTCTTTTGGCTGTTCCTACAACGGACAAATGATAGGTAACTTTGGCGATGCAGAGGTGTTCAGCTTTCATGCAACTAAATTTTTCAATACCTTTGAGGGTGGAGCCGTCGCTACCAATAATGATGAACTCGCTGGCAAAATTCGTCTGATGAAAAACTTTGGTTTTTCTGGATTTGAGAATGTCAGTTATATCGGCACCAATGGCAAAATGAGCGAAATTTGTGCTGCAATGGGGCTAACAGGTTTGGAAAGTTTAGACGAATTCGTGGCTGTCAACTATCAAAATTACAAACAATATCAACACGAAGTAAGGAATATCCCAGGTGTTAAATTATTAACCTACGATGAGGCTGAAAAATCCAATTATCAGTATATTGTGCTGGAAATTGACCAGGAAATTACTCACATCAGCCGAGATGAATTGGTAAAAATATTCTGGGCTGAAAATATATTAGCTCGACGCTACTTTTATCCTGGATGTCATCGTATGGAACCCTATCGCTCCTACTTTCCTCATGCAGGACTGCTGCTACCGGAGACTGAAAGTTTGGGCAAACGAGTACTGGTTCTGCCTACAGGTACGGCGGTTGGTACAGAGGAAATCAATAAAATCTGTCAGATTATTCGGTTGGTAGTTCAGCATAGTCGTGAAGTCAAGGAAAGACTAGTTGATGCATCTGAGGAATTGATACGGACACGTCGATGA
- a CDS encoding ABC transporter permease — protein MNSPKIVSQQELVIEAGRTEQQYWKDIWRYRELFYFLAWRDILVRYKQTVIGMLWALIRPFLTMIVFSVIFGSLAKLPSEGAAPYPILVFAALLPWQFFSNALSECSNSLISNANLISKVYFPRLIVPASSVIVSFVDFLVSAMILLGLMAWYNFVPTWRILSLPLFIGIAFAASLGVGLWLAALNVEYRDFRYIVPFIVQFGLYVSPVGFSSSIVPEQWRLLYYLNPMVGVIDGFRWAILGGESKLYWTGFTLSLGLVALLLVSGIWYFRKMERTFADVI, from the coding sequence ATGAATAGTCCAAAAATTGTCTCCCAACAGGAGTTAGTGATTGAAGCTGGACGTACAGAACAGCAGTATTGGAAAGATATATGGCGCTATAGAGAATTATTCTATTTTCTTGCTTGGCGTGACATTCTGGTGCGGTATAAGCAAACAGTGATTGGTATGCTCTGGGCACTCATTCGACCATTTTTGACGATGATCGTGTTCAGCGTTATCTTCGGAAGTTTGGCAAAATTACCTTCAGAGGGGGCAGCACCGTATCCAATACTGGTATTTGCTGCCTTATTACCCTGGCAATTTTTTTCCAATGCTCTAAGTGAGTGTAGCAACAGCCTAATTAGTAATGCCAATTTGATTTCTAAGGTCTATTTTCCGCGCTTGATTGTACCTGCTAGCTCAGTGATTGTCAGCTTTGTGGACTTTCTTGTTTCTGCAATGATTCTCTTAGGGCTTATGGCCTGGTATAATTTTGTTCCCACTTGGCGGATATTATCATTACCGTTATTTATTGGCATTGCCTTTGCTGCTTCACTAGGAGTAGGGCTGTGGTTGGCAGCTTTGAATGTGGAATATCGAGACTTCCGGTACATTGTGCCGTTTATTGTGCAGTTTGGCCTATATGTATCACCCGTCGGTTTTAGTAGCAGCATTGTACCAGAGCAATGGCGTTTGCTCTACTATTTGAACCCAATGGTAGGCGTAATTGATGGCTTTCGCTGGGCAATTTTAGGGGGAGAGTCCAAACTTTACTGGACTGGATTCACGCTATCTCTAGGACTAGTTGCTTTGTTACTGGTAAGTGGCATTTGGTACTTCCGCAAAATGGAACGGACATTTGCTGATGTGATTTAG
- a CDS encoding TauD/TfdA family dioxygenase, whose product MEFYKKIQYTSPEETKKAIQEALDKYKIVHFVGFDFQIDIHDYFTELSDFLGLVISMDEDKDTGKRTGQRWIDISYDPARPNKYRSSKTRQPLHTDNSYLNHHDAVNYFYCLSQAQVGGATFFLDSELLIKVLELDNEHQLLEDLKKIPVSFSKEGVSKTKPIITEDELGLRLNYNYYPLDKDNTPEAKDLVERFQHFLEDRVHHSGIYTNIILTKGDAVFFHDERVLHGRNAFFTPNKGDRILLKGSVILHSRKHKNLELFCPA is encoded by the coding sequence ATGGAATTTTATAAAAAAATACAATACACTTCTCCTGAAGAAACTAAAAAAGCTATCCAAGAAGCACTCGATAAATATAAAATAGTTCATTTTGTCGGGTTTGATTTTCAAATAGATATTCACGACTATTTCACGGAACTAAGTGATTTTTTAGGACTAGTGATTAGTATGGATGAAGATAAAGACACAGGTAAACGAACGGGTCAACGTTGGATAGATATTAGCTACGATCCCGCACGTCCAAATAAGTACCGCTCAAGTAAAACTAGGCAGCCTCTTCATACGGATAATTCTTATCTTAATCATCATGATGCGGTGAATTATTTTTATTGCTTATCTCAGGCGCAAGTGGGAGGTGCTACTTTTTTCTTAGATAGCGAATTGCTCATTAAAGTTTTGGAGCTAGACAATGAGCATCAGTTACTAGAAGACCTAAAAAAAATTCCTGTATCTTTTTCAAAAGAAGGTGTCAGCAAAACTAAGCCTATTATTACAGAAGACGAATTAGGGCTTCGCTTAAATTATAATTATTACCCCTTAGATAAAGATAACACTCCAGAAGCTAAAGATTTAGTTGAAAGATTTCAGCACTTCCTTGAAGATCGCGTTCATCATAGCGGAATTTACACGAATATCATATTAACAAAAGGAGATGCTGTATTCTTCCATGACGAAAGAGTTTTGCACGGTAGAAATGCGTTTTTTACTCCTAATAAAGGAGACAGAATTCTCCTTAAAGGTTCTGTAATTTTGCATTCAAGAAAACACAAGAATTTAGAACTTTTTTGCCCAGCATGA
- a CDS encoding ABC transporter ATP-binding protein, which yields MSDTVIRVENLSKKYVLSHQQEGSSRYKSLRESISDRVSSLGKKLVKSSGKEIYNPAREEFWALKDVSFEIKQGESIGIIGRNGAGKSTLLKILSRITEPSSGCISLKGRVASLLEVGTGFHPELTGRENIYLNGAILGMSKTEIKRKFDEIVAFAEVEKFLDTPVKRYSSGMYVRLAFAVAAHLEPEILIVDEVLAVGDAQFQKKCLGKMNDVSEKEGRTVLFVSHNMAALKSLCDQAILLKSGCLVTHGETHQVVSRYLESDNDSKFLERMWDDIETAPGNDKIRIHQIKVIPDTDDSVDEITVKTPLRIEFEYWNYLDGAHLNLSLHIYTLEGVCVFNSISRSIPCTSGLIRGVCYIPEDFFNDGSYQITMMVVQDTSTILYTCENLLSFTVHDIEREFKWYGKWQGIVRPNLKWRFAPVEIFASKSC from the coding sequence ATGTCTGATACAGTAATTAGGGTTGAAAACCTCAGTAAAAAATACGTGTTGAGTCATCAACAAGAAGGAAGTAGCAGATATAAATCTTTGCGAGAATCCATCAGTGATAGAGTCAGTTCACTGGGTAAAAAATTGGTGAAGTCTTCTGGCAAAGAAATATATAATCCAGCCCGTGAAGAGTTTTGGGCATTGAAGGATGTGTCATTTGAAATTAAACAGGGCGAGAGCATTGGAATTATTGGTCGCAACGGTGCAGGAAAATCAACTTTACTCAAAATTTTGAGCCGCATTACTGAACCAAGCAGCGGCTGTATTTCTCTCAAGGGTAGAGTCGCAAGTCTTTTAGAAGTGGGCACAGGTTTTCACCCAGAATTGACAGGTCGAGAAAACATTTATCTCAACGGTGCCATTCTGGGGATGAGCAAAACAGAGATTAAAAGAAAGTTTGATGAGATTGTCGCTTTTGCTGAAGTGGAGAAGTTTTTAGATACACCTGTTAAACGCTATTCATCAGGGATGTATGTGCGTTTGGCATTTGCCGTAGCGGCGCATTTAGAGCCAGAGATTTTGATTGTGGATGAAGTTTTGGCGGTAGGAGATGCCCAATTTCAAAAGAAGTGCTTGGGAAAAATGAATGATGTTTCTGAAAAAGAAGGGCGTACCGTCTTGTTTGTTAGCCACAACATGGCAGCATTAAAAAGTCTATGCGATCAAGCCATCCTGCTCAAGTCAGGATGTTTAGTAACTCATGGAGAAACTCATCAGGTCGTATCTCGTTATTTGGAGTCTGACAATGACTCTAAATTTCTTGAAAGAATGTGGGATGATATTGAAACTGCTCCCGGAAACGATAAAATTCGAATACATCAAATCAAGGTAATTCCAGATACTGATGATTCAGTAGATGAGATTACAGTTAAAACCCCTCTCAGGATTGAATTTGAGTATTGGAATTACCTCGATGGTGCTCATTTAAATTTGAGCTTACACATCTACACGCTGGAGGGAGTTTGTGTTTTTAATTCAATCTCAAGATCGATTCCTTGTACTTCAGGTCTAATCAGAGGAGTTTGTTACATTCCTGAAGATTTTTTTAATGATGGAAGTTATCAAATTACAATGATGGTCGTTCAAGATACTTCAACTATCCTTTATACATGTGAAAATTTACTGAGTTTTACTGTACATGATATTGAGAGAGAATTCAAATGGTATGGCAAATGGCAAGGAATAGTTCGCCCTAACTTGAAATGGAGGTTTGCTCCTGTTGAAATATTCGCATCTAAGTCCTGCTAA
- a CDS encoding glycosyltransferase, translating into MKLSVLILAYNHEKFITQALDSVLIQQVDFDYEIVIGEDCSTDNTRDILIGYQQEHPEKIRLLLPEKNLGMHDNFIQTFKACRGKYIALLEGDDYWTSPDKLQKQVDFLDTHTDYTICFHNALYLYQDGSTKCFMPPENWKNTFTLEDILSSNIMSFASIVFRQGFIEEFPDWMYDINFVDWILQILLAQHGNIGYINETMNVYRIHPNGNWSWRTQIEMRLEILKAYHYIENYLDSKYQNKIRRVISENYKLLCIDYMQNDDRKNARKFLNKFLLQDFLNNLMLSDLSLKTSFLMNIYLPALYKILKKVKYTFISKVVSEKII; encoded by the coding sequence ATGAAACTAAGTGTATTAATACTCGCCTACAATCATGAAAAATTCATTACTCAGGCGCTAGATAGTGTTCTGATACAGCAAGTTGATTTTGACTATGAGATTGTGATTGGCGAAGACTGCTCTACAGATAATACGCGAGATATTCTCATTGGATATCAACAAGAACATCCAGAGAAAATCCGCTTGTTACTGCCTGAGAAAAATTTGGGAATGCATGATAATTTCATTCAAACTTTTAAAGCGTGCCGAGGTAAATATATAGCGCTTCTTGAAGGAGATGATTACTGGACTTCTCCGGACAAACTACAAAAACAAGTAGATTTTTTAGATACACATACTGACTATACAATCTGTTTTCATAATGCCTTATATCTTTATCAGGATGGCAGTACAAAGTGCTTTATGCCTCCAGAAAATTGGAAAAATACTTTTACTCTTGAAGATATACTTAGCTCAAACATTATGTCATTTGCTTCAATAGTGTTTCGACAGGGTTTTATAGAAGAATTTCCAGACTGGATGTACGATATAAACTTTGTTGATTGGATATTGCAAATTTTACTTGCTCAGCACGGAAATATTGGATACATCAATGAAACCATGAATGTATATAGAATTCATCCTAATGGGAATTGGTCTTGGAGAACTCAAATAGAAATGCGCTTGGAAATCTTGAAAGCATATCATTACATCGAAAACTATCTAGACTCTAAATACCAGAATAAAATAAGAAGAGTCATATCCGAAAATTATAAATTATTATGTATAGATTATATGCAAAATGATGATAGAAAAAATGCTCGCAAATTTCTAAATAAATTTTTATTACAAGACTTTTTAAACAATCTTATGTTAAGCGATCTATCATTAAAAACTTCGTTTTTAATGAATATCTATCTTCCAGCTTTATACAAAATTTTAAAAAAAGTAAAGTATACTTTTATAAGTAAAGTAGTATCTGAAAAAATAATTTAA
- a CDS encoding DUF1566 domain-containing protein, whose product MLHIRLPGFAIKILYGAVFIFFLAFTFTLPVSVQARKHRNYINTQHPVGTVVKASGPCFNNSDRYVDCGNGTVTDTVTRLIWLKKADCLEATDWATANYKAAEIKSGDCNLSDNSSPGDWRLPTKDEVTALLPPSNLNCTNPTLVDQEGSGCFAQGTQWATGIQFNYWSSTTGPYQEAGNSAWAIFLNFGGVINTSKPSLVYGWPVRGTP is encoded by the coding sequence ATGCTCCACATTCGTTTACCTGGTTTTGCTATCAAAATACTATACGGGGCTGTATTCATATTTTTTCTGGCTTTTACCTTTACTCTTCCTGTGTCGGTACAAGCCAGGAAACATAGAAACTACATCAATACCCAACATCCCGTGGGAACTGTGGTCAAAGCCTCCGGCCCCTGCTTCAATAACAGCGATCGCTATGTAGACTGTGGTAATGGCACGGTGACTGATACTGTGACTCGACTTATATGGCTCAAGAAGGCAGATTGTCTTGAAGCAACAGATTGGGCAACAGCCAATTACAAAGCAGCTGAGATTAAAAGCGGCGACTGCAATCTGTCGGATAACTCTTCTCCTGGCGATTGGCGTTTGCCGACCAAAGACGAGGTTACGGCGCTATTACCTCCTTCAAATCTAAACTGTACTAATCCGACATTGGTAGACCAAGAGGGTTCAGGCTGCTTTGCCCAGGGGACGCAGTGGGCTACTGGTATCCAGTTCAACTACTGGTCTAGTACTACGGGCCCTTACCAGGAGGCTGGTAATTCTGCCTGGGCAATCTTCCTAAACTTCGGCGGCGTTATCAACACCAGTAAGCCGAGCCTCGTCTACGGTTGGCCTGTCCGTGGTACACCATAG
- a CDS encoding acetyltransferase — translation MISKLLFWGASGHALVVADIIRLQGIYEIVGFLDNMNPQRYGENFCGAKILGGQEQLDYCKDKGIKYIIFGFGDCQARLKLSELIYRKGFSLATAIHPNAVIAADVSIGAGTVIAAGAVVNPGSKIGQNVIINTSASVDHECVIEDGAHICPGVHLAGRVTVGRAACVGIGATVIDRVRIGAGALIGAGAVVVNDIPDGVLVYGVPARVIRKIDL, via the coding sequence ATGATATCAAAGTTACTGTTCTGGGGTGCTTCAGGGCACGCTTTAGTGGTCGCAGACATAATCCGCTTACAAGGAATCTATGAAATTGTTGGTTTCCTTGATAATATGAATCCACAACGTTATGGTGAAAACTTCTGCGGAGCTAAAATTCTGGGAGGACAAGAACAGTTAGATTATTGTAAAGATAAAGGTATTAAGTATATAATTTTTGGATTCGGAGATTGTCAGGCGCGATTAAAGTTATCTGAATTAATTTATAGAAAAGGTTTTTCTTTAGCAACTGCTATCCACCCAAATGCAGTAATTGCTGCTGACGTGTCTATAGGGGCGGGAACCGTAATTGCAGCTGGAGCGGTTGTTAATCCCGGATCAAAGATTGGTCAAAATGTCATTATCAACACTTCTGCGAGTGTTGATCACGAGTGCGTGATAGAAGATGGAGCGCATATTTGCCCAGGTGTTCACTTAGCTGGACGAGTAACTGTGGGGCGTGCAGCCTGTGTAGGAATTGGAGCGACGGTCATAGACCGCGTGCGGATAGGTGCAGGTGCCTTAATCGGGGCTGGCGCGGTTGTCGTCAATGATATTCCTGATGGTGTCTTAGTATATGGTGTTCCGGCTAGAGTAATCAGAAAAATTGACTTATAA
- a CDS encoding aldo/keto reductase has protein sequence MKTATAKLGFGTWQFGGETLIAGQHKGWGYIDDKEAIQAVHLALDGGIQFFDTADSYGEGRSEEILGKAFQSYPSGNFIVCTKFGNRKDNQGNSFQDFSSEWLEKAVTNSLERLKLDCIDVLLFHSPPDNFDWKNYDKFILERLKQKGYIKEYGVSSKSIKGALKVAEDKFGSKIEAIFNVLDRRAEEYLFNNLDDKYQFIARVPLASGFINQKYLYKAPEFAENDWRHYLPEIDKNWLLESARKLAFLDELPGGITVSALRYVLYHSGVGVVIPGMRNPQQVKANLQAVEFGALDPEVVEKIKQAVSDVPAHWKF, from the coding sequence ATGAAAACAGCAACTGCTAAATTAGGTTTTGGTACTTGGCAATTTGGCGGCGAAACCCTTATTGCTGGTCAGCATAAAGGATGGGGGTATATTGACGATAAAGAAGCTATTCAGGCAGTTCATCTTGCTCTTGATGGCGGTATCCAATTCTTTGATACAGCTGATTCTTATGGAGAGGGTAGATCGGAAGAAATTTTAGGTAAAGCTTTTCAAAGCTATCCGAGTGGGAATTTTATTGTTTGTACGAAGTTTGGCAATCGAAAAGATAATCAAGGTAACTCTTTTCAGGATTTTTCTTCGGAATGGCTGGAAAAAGCTGTAACTAACAGCCTTGAACGTTTAAAACTTGATTGCATTGATGTTTTACTATTTCATAGTCCGCCAGATAATTTTGATTGGAAAAATTACGATAAATTCATTCTAGAACGCCTTAAACAGAAAGGATATATTAAGGAATATGGTGTGAGTTCAAAAAGTATTAAAGGCGCATTAAAAGTAGCAGAAGATAAATTTGGAAGTAAGATTGAGGCCATATTTAATGTATTGGATCGCCGTGCCGAAGAATATTTATTTAATAATTTAGATGATAAATATCAATTTATAGCTAGAGTGCCTTTAGCTTCCGGTTTTATTAATCAAAAATATTTGTATAAAGCTCCAGAATTTGCTGAGAATGATTGGCGGCATTATTTGCCCGAAATAGATAAAAATTGGTTACTGGAAAGTGCCAGAAAATTAGCTTTTCTAGATGAATTGCCAGGAGGAATTACAGTTTCAGCGTTGCGCTATGTCTTATATCATTCAGGTGTTGGAGTCGTTATCCCAGGAATGAGAAATCCTCAACAAGTGAAAGCTAACTTGCAAGCTGTAGAATTTGGCGCACTCGACCCCGAAGTCGTTGAAAAAATAAAACAAGCTGTTAGTGATGTACCAGCACACTGGAAATTTTAG